A single Pan paniscus chromosome 21, NHGRI_mPanPan1-v2.0_pri, whole genome shotgun sequence DNA region contains:
- the DEFB116 gene encoding beta-defensin 116 — MSVMKPCLMTIAILMILAQKTPGGLFRSHNGKSREPWNPCELYQGMCRNACREYEIQYLTCPNDQKCCLKLSVKITSSKNVKEDYDSNSNLSVTNSSSYSHI, encoded by the exons ATGTCAGTCATGAAGCCCTGTTTAATGACCATTGCCATCCTTATGATCCTGGCTCAAAAGACTCCAG GTGGCCTGTTCAGATCCCACAATGGCAAGAGCCGAGAGCCTTGGAATCCATGTGAGCTTTACCAAGGCATGTGCAGAAACGCCTGCAGAGAATATGAAATCCAATACTTAACCTGCCCAAATGATCAAAAGTGCTGCCTGAAACTTTCTGTGAAAATAACCAGTTCTAAAAATGTGAAGGAGGATTACGACTCTAACTCCAACTTGTCAGTTACAAACAGTTCAAGCTACTCTCACATTTGA